A genome region from Dickeya dadantii NCPPB 898 includes the following:
- the ubiI gene encoding FAD-dependent 2-octaprenylphenol hydroxylase, protein MQSFDVVIAGGGMVGLALACGLQGSGLSVAVLEKQTATEPLANGPHALRVSAINAASEALLRKLNVWPGIAAQRLSPYNEMYVWDKDSFGNIRFCGEEFGFSRLGHIIENDVIQWALWQQASQSRDITLLAPATLRQVAWGENEAFITLEDGSMLTARLVVGADGAHSWLRQHADIPLTFWDYGHHALVANIRTEQPHGAIASQVFHGDGILAFLPLSDPHLCSIVWSLPPERAQYMRELPADDFVKQLAMTFDMRLGLCQLESDRQTFPLTARYARSFAAHRLVLTGDAAHTIHPLAGQGVNLGFMDVAELIAELKRLQTQGKDIGQHLYLRRYERRRKHSAALMLASMQGFRTLFAASHPVGGLLRDIGLKLADTLPGIKPTLVRQAMGLNDLPDWLDHAD, encoded by the coding sequence ATGCAATCATTTGACGTGGTCATCGCGGGTGGGGGAATGGTGGGGCTGGCGCTGGCCTGTGGTCTGCAAGGCAGCGGCCTGAGCGTCGCGGTGCTGGAAAAACAGACCGCGACCGAACCGCTGGCGAACGGCCCGCACGCGCTGCGCGTATCCGCCATCAATGCCGCCAGCGAGGCGCTGCTGCGCAAGCTCAACGTCTGGCCGGGCATTGCCGCACAGCGGTTAAGCCCTTACAACGAAATGTATGTCTGGGACAAAGACAGTTTCGGCAATATCCGTTTTTGCGGTGAAGAGTTCGGCTTCTCCCGTCTCGGCCACATTATTGAAAACGACGTCATCCAGTGGGCGCTGTGGCAGCAGGCAAGCCAGTCGCGGGATATCACCCTGCTGGCGCCCGCCACGTTGCGTCAGGTCGCCTGGGGCGAGAACGAAGCCTTCATTACGCTGGAAGACGGCAGCATGCTCACCGCCCGGCTGGTGGTGGGAGCCGACGGCGCGCACTCCTGGTTGCGCCAGCACGCCGACATTCCGCTGACTTTCTGGGATTACGGCCATCATGCGCTGGTCGCCAATATCCGCACTGAGCAGCCGCACGGCGCCATCGCCAGCCAGGTGTTCCACGGCGACGGCATTCTGGCGTTTCTGCCGCTCAGCGACCCGCATCTCTGTTCGATCGTCTGGTCGCTGCCGCCGGAGCGCGCCCAATACATGCGCGAGCTGCCCGCCGACGACTTCGTCAAACAGCTGGCGATGACCTTCGATATGCGGCTGGGGCTGTGCCAGTTGGAGAGCGATCGTCAAACCTTCCCGCTCACCGCGCGCTATGCCCGCAGCTTTGCCGCTCACCGGCTGGTGCTGACGGGCGATGCGGCGCACACCATTCATCCGCTGGCCGGTCAGGGCGTCAACCTCGGTTTTATGGACGTGGCGGAACTGATTGCCGAACTCAAGCGGTTGCAGACGCAGGGCAAGGACATCGGCCAGCACCTGTATCTGCGGCGCTACGAACGGCGCCGCAAGCACAGCGCCGCGCTGATGCTGGCGAGTATGCAGGGCTTTCGCACCCTGTTCGCCGCTTCCCATCCGGTCGGCGGCCTGCTGCGCGACATCGGCCTGAAACTGGCGGACACGCTGCCGGGCATCAAGCCGACGCTGGTGCGTCAGGCGATGGGGCTGAACGATCTACCCGACTGGCTGGACCATGCCGACTGA
- the ubiH gene encoding 2-octaprenyl-6-methoxyphenyl hydroxylase yields MTVMIVGGGMAGATLALAISRLSGGRIPVDLIEARSPQENQHPGFDARAIALAQGTCMQLDAIGVWQALAPVATPIASVHVSDQGHAGRVRLQASDYRVPALGHVVELHDAGKRLFSLLQNAPGVRLHCPATVVEVNREVDGASLLLDNGTLLSGQLLVAADGSRSRLAQLAGIQWQQTPYEQVASIANVTTAVAHQGRAYERFTEHGPLALLPMSKGRSSLVWCHPLSQQAEVDSWSDAQFLQQLQRAFGWRLGAITQVGERHSYPLALVTAGQHISHRLALVGNAAQTLHPIAGQGFNLGLRDVMTLAETLTAAIGQGEDLGSQAVLQRYQRRRQPDQHTTVALTDGLVRVFSNHLLPMEVGRNLGLMAMNSLPLLRDVLARRTLGWVER; encoded by the coding sequence ATGACCGTCATGATTGTCGGCGGCGGAATGGCGGGCGCAACGCTGGCGCTGGCGATCTCCCGCCTGTCTGGCGGCCGGATCCCGGTGGATCTGATCGAAGCCCGCTCGCCGCAGGAAAACCAGCACCCCGGCTTTGACGCTCGCGCCATCGCGCTGGCGCAGGGCACCTGTATGCAGTTGGACGCCATCGGCGTCTGGCAGGCGCTCGCGCCCGTCGCTACCCCCATCGCCAGCGTGCACGTCAGCGACCAGGGCCATGCGGGCCGGGTGCGGTTGCAGGCCAGCGATTACCGGGTGCCGGCGCTGGGCCACGTGGTTGAACTGCACGACGCCGGCAAGCGGCTGTTTTCACTGCTGCAAAACGCGCCCGGCGTGCGGCTGCACTGCCCGGCAACGGTGGTGGAGGTCAACCGGGAGGTTGACGGCGCATCGCTGTTGCTGGACAACGGCACCCTTCTGAGCGGCCAACTACTGGTGGCGGCCGACGGTTCCCGCTCCCGGCTGGCACAGCTCGCCGGCATTCAGTGGCAGCAAACGCCTTATGAACAGGTGGCGAGCATCGCCAACGTTACCACAGCCGTTGCGCATCAGGGCCGTGCCTATGAGCGCTTCACCGAACACGGCCCACTGGCGCTGCTGCCGATGAGTAAAGGCCGCAGTTCGCTGGTGTGGTGCCACCCGCTATCACAACAAGCCGAAGTGGATAGCTGGAGCGATGCACAATTTCTTCAGCAGTTGCAGCGCGCCTTCGGCTGGCGGCTGGGGGCGATCACGCAGGTCGGCGAGCGCCACAGTTATCCGCTGGCGCTGGTGACCGCCGGCCAGCATATCAGCCACCGGCTGGCGCTGGTGGGCAACGCGGCGCAAACCCTGCATCCCATCGCCGGGCAAGGTTTCAACCTCGGCCTGCGCGATGTGATGACGCTGGCGGAAACGCTGACGGCCGCAATCGGGCAGGGTGAAGACCTGGGCAGTCAGGCGGTGTTGCAACGCTATCAGCGCCGCCGCCAGCCGGATCAGCACACTACGGTCGCCTTGACCGACGGGCTGGTGCGTGTCTTCTCCAATCACCTGTTGCCGATGGAAGTCGGGCGGAATCTGGGGCTGATGGCGATGAACAGTCTGCCGCTGCTGCGGGATGTACTGGCGCGGCGCACGCTGGGTTGGGTGGAACGTTAA
- the pepP gene encoding Xaa-Pro aminopeptidase translates to MNQQEYLRRRLALLDKMAPGSAAILFAAPEAQRNADSDYPYRQSSDFWYFTGFNEPEAALLLIKSDENHHHSVLFNRVRDVTAEIWFGRRLGQEAAPSRLGVDRALPFSEIGEQLHLLLNGLDVVYHAQGEYAYADKLVFAALETLRTGGTRKGFHAPATLTDWRPWVHDMRLFKSPAEIDILRRAGEISALAHTRAMEKCRPGMFEYQLEGEIHHEFTRHGARYPSYNTIVGSGENACILHYTENECQMRDGDLVLIDAGCEYQGYAGDITRTFPVNGKFTPAQRAIYDIVLESEVRAIEMFAPGRSIREVNEEVVRIMLRGLIKLGILQGDVDTLFAEQAHRQFFMHGLSHWLGMDVHDVGDYGTADRGRTLEPGMVLTVEPGLYIAPDADVPPEYRGIGIRIEDDIVITESGNDVLTGDVVKDPEEIEALMARAAGQAS, encoded by the coding sequence ATGAATCAACAAGAGTACCTCCGCCGCCGTCTGGCCCTTCTGGACAAGATGGCGCCCGGCAGCGCGGCGATCCTGTTCGCCGCGCCGGAAGCGCAACGTAACGCGGACAGCGACTATCCTTACCGCCAGAGCAGCGATTTCTGGTATTTCACTGGTTTCAATGAGCCGGAAGCGGCATTGCTGCTGATCAAAAGCGACGAGAATCACCATCACAGCGTGCTGTTTAACCGGGTGCGCGACGTCACCGCCGAAATCTGGTTCGGCCGTCGTCTCGGTCAGGAAGCAGCGCCATCCAGACTGGGCGTGGACCGCGCGCTGCCGTTCAGTGAGATCGGCGAGCAGTTGCATTTGCTGCTCAACGGCCTGGATGTGGTCTACCACGCGCAGGGCGAATACGCCTACGCCGATAAGCTGGTGTTCGCCGCGCTGGAAACCCTGCGCACCGGCGGCACGCGCAAAGGCTTCCACGCACCGGCGACGCTGACCGACTGGCGGCCGTGGGTACACGATATGCGCCTGTTTAAATCGCCGGCGGAAATCGACATCCTGCGCCGCGCCGGTGAAATCAGCGCGCTGGCCCACACCCGCGCCATGGAGAAATGCCGCCCCGGCATGTTCGAATATCAGTTGGAAGGGGAAATCCACCACGAATTCACCCGCCACGGCGCACGCTACCCATCCTATAACACCATTGTCGGCAGCGGCGAAAACGCCTGCATTCTGCACTACACCGAAAACGAATGTCAGATGCGCGACGGCGATCTGGTGCTGATCGACGCTGGTTGCGAGTATCAGGGCTACGCCGGCGACATCACCCGCACCTTCCCGGTCAACGGCAAATTCACCCCGGCGCAGCGCGCCATTTACGACATCGTGCTGGAATCGGAAGTACGCGCTATCGAGATGTTCGCGCCGGGCCGCAGCATCCGCGAAGTGAATGAAGAAGTGGTGCGCATTATGCTGCGCGGCCTGATCAAACTCGGCATCCTGCAAGGCGATGTCGACACCCTGTTCGCCGAGCAGGCGCACCGTCAGTTCTTCATGCACGGCCTGAGCCACTGGCTGGGCATGGATGTGCATGACGTCGGCGATTACGGCACCGCCGATCGCGGTCGTACGCTGGAGCCGGGCATGGTGCTGACGGTCGAGCCGGGTCTGTATATCGCGCCGGACGCCGATGTGCCGCCGGAATACCGCGGCATCGGTATTCGTATCGAAGACGATATCGTCATCACCGAGAGCGGCAATGACGTGCTGACCGGCGACGTGGTGAAAGATCCGGAAGAGATTGAAGCACTGATGGCAAGGGCGGCAGGACAAGCCTCATGA
- a CDS encoding YecA family protein, translating to MSIQNTLPGYDAIDQLLRQHQVALTAAEMHGLISGMLCGGNHDDSWKTLTFELTNDGMAFPQTLAQPLQHLYQATRDALEDDGFLFQLFLPDDTQEHVSVFDRADALAGWVNHFLLGLGVVQPRLGKTQGELKEAIDDLRNIAQLGYDEDEDKDELEQSLEEVIEYVRVAAIMCHNEFTRPVITAPEKKKPTLH from the coding sequence ATGTCCATACAGAATACACTCCCCGGTTACGACGCTATCGATCAGCTACTGCGACAGCATCAGGTAGCGCTAACCGCCGCCGAAATGCACGGCCTGATAAGCGGCATGCTGTGCGGCGGCAACCACGACGACAGTTGGAAAACGCTGACGTTCGAACTGACCAACGACGGCATGGCCTTCCCGCAGACGCTGGCCCAGCCGTTGCAGCACCTGTATCAGGCTACCCGCGACGCGCTGGAAGATGACGGCTTCCTGTTCCAGCTGTTCCTGCCGGACGACACGCAGGAGCACGTCAGCGTATTCGACCGCGCCGACGCGCTGGCCGGCTGGGTCAACCATTTCCTGCTCGGTCTCGGCGTCGTCCAGCCCCGCCTTGGCAAAACGCAGGGCGAGCTGAAAGAGGCGATCGACGATCTGCGCAACATCGCTCAGCTTGGTTACGACGAAGATGAAGACAAAGATGAACTGGAACAGTCGCTGGAAGAAGTGATCGAATATGTACGGGTGGCGGCCATCATGTGCCATAACGAATTTACCCGCCCGGTGATAACCGCACCGGAGAAGAAAAAACCGACACTGCATTAA
- the zapA gene encoding cell division protein ZapA, with the protein MSAQPVDIQIFGRSLRVNCPPEQQDALNQAAEDLNQRLQDLKVRTRVTNTEQLVFIAALNVCHELAQERLKTRDYAANMEQRIRMLQQTIEQALLEQGRITERQGAQFE; encoded by the coding sequence ATGTCTGCACAACCGGTAGATATTCAGATTTTTGGCCGTTCGTTAAGAGTCAATTGCCCGCCAGAACAGCAGGATGCGCTGAATCAGGCTGCGGAGGATCTTAACCAGCGGTTGCAGGACCTTAAGGTTCGTACCCGGGTGACGAACACGGAGCAGTTGGTGTTCATCGCGGCGCTCAACGTGTGCCACGAGCTGGCGCAGGAGCGGTTGAAAACCCGCGATTATGCCGCCAATATGGAACAGCGTATTCGTATGCTGCAGCAGACGATTGAACAAGCGTTGCTGGAGCAAGGCCGTATTACCGAGCGTCAGGGCGCGCAATTTGAGTAG
- a CDS encoding 5-formyltetrahydrofolate cyclo-ligase — protein MNPASAASDLSSITALRQQIRQQVRQRRRALSREQQAIFAGQAAERAMAHPRLGDARRVALFLSFDGELDTQPLIEALWQRQKQVYLPVLHPFCNGHLLFLRYAPDSELVWNRLKIQEPRLDVRQVLPVERLDVLLTPLVAFDAAGQRLGMGGGFYDRTLQHWQSRGPYPIGLAHDCQQVDALPVESWDVPLPEIITPSRHWRW, from the coding sequence ATGAATCCAGCCAGTGCTGCTTCCGACCTTTCTTCCATTACGGCATTACGCCAGCAAATCCGTCAGCAGGTTCGTCAGCGTCGTCGTGCGTTAAGCCGCGAGCAGCAAGCTATTTTTGCCGGTCAGGCCGCTGAACGGGCAATGGCGCACCCGCGTCTTGGCGACGCCAGACGGGTGGCGCTGTTTCTGTCGTTTGACGGCGAGCTGGATACCCAACCGCTGATCGAAGCGCTATGGCAGCGGCAAAAACAGGTTTACCTGCCGGTGTTGCACCCGTTCTGCAACGGGCATCTGCTGTTTTTGCGTTATGCGCCGGACAGCGAACTGGTGTGGAACCGGCTGAAGATTCAGGAGCCGCGGCTGGATGTGCGCCAGGTGCTGCCGGTGGAGCGACTGGACGTGCTGTTGACGCCGTTGGTGGCGTTCGACGCCGCCGGACAGCGGCTTGGCATGGGCGGCGGATTTTATGACCGCACGTTGCAGCACTGGCAATCGCGCGGTCCGTATCCCATCGGGCTGGCGCACGACTGCCAGCAGGTGGATGCGTTGCCGGTAGAAAGCTGGGACGTGCCGTTGCCGGAAATTATCACCCCGTCCCGCCATTGGCGCTGGTGA
- the nadR gene encoding multifunctional transcriptional regulator/nicotinamide-nucleotide adenylyltransferase/ribosylnicotinamide kinase NadR — translation MSPYDYLKTAIRQKGCTLQQVADAAGMTKGYLSQLLNAKIKSPSAQKLESLHRFLGLEFPYQQKSIGVVFGKFYPLHTGHIYLIQRACSQIDELHVILGYDEPRDRLLFEHSSMSQQPTVSDRLRWLLQTFKYQKNIHIHAFNEQGMEPYPHGWDVWSRGIKQFMSEKGIDPRYVYTSEEQDASQYKEHLGIETVLIDPKRSFMSISGAQIRQDPFRYWEYIPTEVKPFFVRTVAILGGESSGKSTLVNKLANIFNTTSAWEYGRDYVFSHLGGDEMALQYSDYDKIALGQAQYIDFAVKYANKVAFIDTDFITTQAFCKKYEGREHPFVQALVEEYRFDLVILLENNTPWVADGLRSLGSAADRQAFQDVLKSMLAENNVPYVHVTESDYDSRFLRCVELVQQMLGHDRQTPMPAAS, via the coding sequence ATGTCTCCCTACGATTACCTGAAAACAGCCATCAGACAAAAAGGCTGTACCCTGCAACAGGTCGCCGATGCCGCGGGTATGACCAAAGGCTACCTGAGCCAGTTGCTCAACGCCAAAATCAAAAGCCCCAGCGCCCAGAAGCTGGAGTCGCTGCACCGCTTTCTGGGGCTGGAATTTCCTTATCAGCAAAAAAGCATCGGCGTGGTATTCGGCAAGTTTTATCCGCTGCACACCGGCCACATTTATCTGATTCAGCGCGCCTGTAGCCAGATAGACGAACTACACGTGATTCTGGGCTACGACGAACCGCGCGACCGCCTGCTGTTCGAGCACAGCTCCATGTCGCAACAGCCAACCGTCAGCGACCGCCTGCGCTGGCTGCTGCAAACTTTCAAGTATCAGAAAAATATCCACATTCACGCCTTCAACGAACAGGGGATGGAACCCTACCCGCACGGCTGGGACGTGTGGAGCCGCGGCATTAAACAGTTCATGTCGGAAAAAGGCATCGACCCCCGCTACGTCTACACCAGCGAAGAGCAGGACGCGTCGCAGTACAAAGAACATCTCGGCATCGAAACCGTGCTGATCGACCCCAAACGCTCCTTCATGAGCATCAGCGGCGCGCAGATCCGTCAGGATCCGTTCCGCTACTGGGAATATATCCCCACCGAGGTGAAACCGTTCTTCGTGCGCACCGTGGCGATTCTGGGCGGCGAATCCAGCGGCAAGTCCACGCTGGTCAACAAGCTGGCCAACATTTTCAATACCACTAGCGCCTGGGAATACGGCCGCGACTACGTGTTTTCCCACCTGGGCGGCGACGAAATGGCGCTACAGTATTCGGATTACGACAAAATCGCGCTCGGCCAGGCCCAGTACATTGATTTCGCGGTGAAATACGCCAATAAAGTGGCGTTTATCGACACCGACTTCATCACCACGCAGGCGTTTTGCAAAAAATACGAAGGCCGCGAACACCCGTTCGTGCAAGCGCTGGTTGAAGAGTACCGCTTTGATCTGGTGATTCTGCTGGAGAACAACACCCCCTGGGTGGCGGACGGCCTGCGCAGTCTGGGCAGCGCGGCGGATCGCCAGGCGTTTCAGGATGTGCTCAAGAGTATGCTGGCGGAAAATAACGTGCCGTACGTTCACGTCACCGAATCAGACTACGACAGCCGCTTTCTGCGCTGCGTGGAGCTGGTGCAGCAAATGCTCGGGCACGACCGGCAAACGCCGATGCCGGCGGCGAGTTAA
- the radA gene encoding DNA repair protein RadA, whose protein sequence is MAKAVKRAFVCNECGADYPRWQGQCSACHAWNTITEVRLAAASSSSRSDRFSGYAGDGGNVSRVQKLSEISLEALPRFSTGFQEFDRVLGGGVVPGSAILIGGNPGAGKSTLLLQTLCKLAEQMKTLYVTGEESLQQVAMRAHRLGLPAQHINMLSETSIEQICLIAEQEQPKLMVIDSIQVMHLADIQSSPGSVAQVRETAAYLTRFAKTRGVAIIMVGHVTKDGSLAGPKVLEHCIDCSVLLDGDADSRFRTLRSHKNRFGAVNELGVFAMTEQGLREISNPSAIFLSRGDEITSGSSVMVVWEGTRPLLVEIQALVDQSMMANPRRVAVGLEQNRLAILLAVLHRHGGLQMSDQDVFVNVVGGVKVTETSADLALLLSLVSSFRDRPLPQDLVVFGEVGLAGEIRPVPSGQERITEAAKHGFKRAIVPFANMPKKPPANMQVMGVKKLSDALAILDDL, encoded by the coding sequence ATGGCCAAAGCCGTCAAACGCGCCTTTGTCTGTAATGAATGCGGGGCCGACTATCCGCGCTGGCAGGGGCAGTGCAGCGCCTGTCACGCCTGGAACACCATCACCGAGGTGCGTCTGGCCGCCGCGTCCTCCTCGTCACGCAGCGACCGTTTCTCCGGCTACGCCGGGGACGGCGGCAACGTCAGCCGGGTACAGAAACTATCGGAAATCAGTCTGGAAGCGCTGCCGCGTTTCTCCACCGGTTTTCAGGAATTCGACCGGGTGCTGGGCGGCGGCGTGGTGCCCGGCAGCGCCATTCTGATCGGCGGCAACCCCGGCGCCGGTAAAAGTACCCTGTTGCTGCAAACCCTGTGCAAACTGGCCGAACAGATGAAAACCCTGTATGTCACCGGCGAGGAATCCCTGCAACAGGTGGCGATGCGCGCCCACCGTCTCGGTTTGCCCGCTCAGCACATCAACATGCTGTCGGAAACCAGCATTGAGCAGATTTGCCTGATTGCCGAGCAGGAACAGCCGAAACTGATGGTGATCGACTCCATTCAGGTGATGCATCTGGCGGACATTCAGTCGTCTCCCGGCAGCGTGGCGCAGGTGCGGGAAACCGCCGCCTACCTGACACGCTTCGCCAAAACCCGCGGCGTCGCCATCATCATGGTCGGCCACGTCACCAAAGACGGCTCGCTGGCCGGCCCGAAAGTGCTGGAGCACTGTATCGACTGTTCGGTGCTGCTGGACGGCGACGCCGACTCCCGTTTTCGTACCCTGCGTAGCCACAAGAACCGCTTCGGCGCCGTCAATGAGCTGGGCGTATTCGCCATGACCGAACAGGGACTGCGGGAAATCAGCAATCCGTCCGCCATCTTCCTGAGCCGGGGCGATGAAATCACCTCCGGCAGTTCGGTGATGGTAGTGTGGGAAGGCACCCGGCCGTTGCTGGTGGAAATTCAGGCGTTGGTGGACCAGTCGATGATGGCGAATCCACGTCGGGTTGCGGTCGGGTTGGAACAGAACCGGCTGGCGATCTTGCTGGCGGTGCTGCACCGTCACGGCGGGCTGCAAATGTCGGATCAGGACGTGTTCGTCAACGTGGTGGGCGGCGTCAAGGTAACCGAAACCAGCGCCGATCTGGCGCTGCTGCTGTCGCTGGTGTCCAGCTTCCGCGATCGACCGCTGCCGCAGGATCTGGTGGTATTCGGCGAAGTCGGGCTGGCCGGGGAAATCCGCCCGGTGCCGAGCGGTCAGGAACGTATTACCGAAGCCGCCAAACACGGCTTTAAGCGCGCCATCGTGCCGTTTGCCAATATGCCGAAAAAACCGCCCGCCAACATGCAGGTAATGGGCGTGAAAAAATTGTCGGACGCGCTGGCGATCCTTGATGATCTGTAA
- the serB gene encoding phosphoserine phosphatase: protein MSNRLTYSDLPDEINCWPNLPLSLSDDEVMPLDYRAGNTGWLMYGDVLDKYLLSRIQRRLDEPLVIVSAWSVDDYQVVRLAGILTPRITKVAHELGLDVTPMYNTPSLRSPGLLVMDMDSTAIQIECIDEIAKLAGTGEQVAEVTERAMRGELDFSASLRQRVGTLKGADANILRQVRDALPLMPGLKNMVKQLQDTGWHLAIASGGFTYFADYLRDELGLVAAVANEMGMRDGKLTGDVVGPIVDAKYKADTLRQLAEKLEIPPHQTVAIGDGANDLLMIKAAGLGIAYHAKPKVNEKSAVSIRHADLTGVLCILSGSLRHEKS from the coding sequence ATGTCGAACCGTTTGACCTATAGCGATCTGCCCGATGAGATCAACTGCTGGCCAAATTTGCCGCTGTCGCTGAGTGACGACGAAGTTATGCCGCTCGACTACCGCGCCGGCAATACCGGTTGGCTGATGTACGGCGACGTGCTCGACAAATATCTGTTATCCCGCATTCAGCGCCGTCTGGATGAACCGCTGGTGATCGTCAGCGCCTGGAGCGTGGACGACTATCAGGTAGTTAGACTGGCCGGTATCCTGACGCCGCGTATCACCAAGGTCGCCCACGAACTGGGGCTGGACGTGACGCCGATGTACAATACCCCGAGCCTGCGTTCGCCCGGCCTGCTGGTGATGGACATGGATTCCACCGCGATCCAGATCGAATGTATCGATGAAATCGCCAAACTGGCGGGCACCGGCGAACAGGTAGCGGAAGTCACTGAGCGCGCCATGCGCGGCGAGCTGGATTTCTCCGCCAGCCTGCGTCAGCGCGTCGGCACCCTGAAAGGCGCGGACGCCAACATTCTGCGTCAGGTGCGGGACGCCCTGCCGCTGATGCCGGGCCTGAAAAACATGGTCAAACAGTTGCAGGACACGGGCTGGCATCTGGCCATAGCCTCCGGCGGCTTCACCTATTTCGCCGATTACCTGCGTGATGAACTCGGGTTGGTGGCGGCGGTCGCCAACGAAATGGGCATGCGCGACGGCAAACTGACCGGCGACGTGGTTGGCCCGATCGTCGATGCGAAATATAAAGCGGATACGCTGCGTCAGTTGGCGGAAAAGCTGGAAATCCCGCCGCACCAGACGGTCGCCATCGGCGACGGCGCCAACGACCTGCTGATGATCAAGGCGGCCGGGCTGGGCATCGCCTATCACGCCAAACCTAAAGTCAACGAGAAGAGCGCGGTCAGCATCCGCCATGCCGATCTGACCGGCGTGCTGTGCATTCTCAGCGGCAGCCTGAGGCATGAAAAAAGCTGA
- a CDS encoding YtjB family periplasmic protein, whose translation MVRARIKFRLHRTAIVLICLALLVVLLQGASYFSLSHQMARSEQVEELARTLVRQVAFGLTPLMESNSDNSGRIEETLRQLTDHSRILDAALYQQDGTLVARSGEQIEVRDRLALDGSRAGSYFNHQLVEPVNSKDGPIGFLRITLDTHVLATEARQVDNTTNILRLMVLMALAIGIILARTLLQHRRSRWQQSPYLLTANAPVQDDEPANDDEPSAQDDDQTRKH comes from the coding sequence ATGGTTCGGGCCCGGATAAAATTTCGCTTACATCGTACGGCCATTGTGCTGATCTGCCTGGCTCTGCTGGTGGTGTTGCTGCAGGGCGCGTCCTATTTCAGCCTCAGCCATCAAATGGCCCGTTCCGAGCAGGTGGAAGAGCTGGCGCGTACGCTGGTGCGGCAGGTGGCGTTTGGCCTGACGCCGCTGATGGAAAGCAACAGCGATAACAGCGGCAGAATCGAGGAAACGCTGCGGCAGCTTACCGATCATAGCCGTATTTTGGATGCCGCCTTATACCAGCAGGATGGCACGCTGGTGGCGCGCTCCGGCGAACAGATTGAGGTGCGCGACCGGCTGGCGTTGGACGGCAGCCGCGCCGGTAGCTACTTCAACCACCAACTGGTGGAGCCGGTCAACAGTAAGGACGGGCCGATCGGTTTTCTGCGCATTACGCTGGATACCCACGTGCTGGCGACCGAAGCCCGCCAGGTGGACAACACCACCAACATCCTGCGGCTGATGGTGCTGATGGCGCTGGCTATCGGCATTATTCTGGCCCGCACCCTGCTGCAGCATCGCCGTTCCCGCTGGCAGCAATCTCCTTATTTGCTTACCGCCAACGCGCCGGTACAGGATGATGAACCGGCCAACGACGATGAACCCTCCGCGCAGGATGACGATCAGACCCGCAAGCACTGA
- the tam gene encoding trans-aconitate 2-methyltransferase: protein MQDWNPELYLRFAGERTRPALELLSRISHPAPLAITDLGCGPGNSTELLHQAWPQARVTGVDNSSAMLQQARQRLPGCTFQEADIASWRPDTPQDIIYANASLQWLADHDQLLPTLIDNLAPGGVLAVQMPDTLSQPTHQLMRKIAAEGPWWERFGDVDQVRQALPSAGQYYDLLVSHGCDVDIWHTTYHHVMGGPQAIIEWLKGTGLRPFLAELNAQEQQDFLQQYQLCLQTAYPAQADGNSLLTYPRLFMVATKRQ, encoded by the coding sequence ATGCAAGACTGGAACCCCGAGCTTTACCTGCGCTTTGCCGGCGAACGTACCCGCCCCGCCCTTGAACTGTTATCCCGCATTTCCCACCCGGCTCCCCTTGCCATCACCGATCTGGGCTGCGGCCCCGGCAACAGCACCGAGCTGCTGCATCAGGCCTGGCCGCAGGCGCGGGTCACCGGCGTGGACAACTCAAGCGCCATGCTGCAACAGGCGCGGCAACGCCTGCCGGGCTGCACGTTTCAGGAGGCGGACATCGCCAGCTGGCGGCCGGATACGCCGCAGGACATCATCTACGCCAACGCGTCGCTGCAATGGCTGGCGGATCATGACCAACTGCTGCCTACGCTGATCGACAACCTGGCGCCGGGCGGCGTGCTGGCGGTGCAAATGCCGGATACCCTCAGCCAGCCCACCCATCAGCTGATGCGCAAGATCGCCGCCGAAGGGCCGTGGTGGGAACGATTCGGTGATGTGGATCAGGTCAGGCAGGCGCTGCCCAGTGCCGGGCAATACTACGATCTGCTGGTCAGTCACGGTTGCGACGTGGATATCTGGCACACCACCTACCATCACGTGATGGGCGGGCCGCAGGCGATCATCGAATGGTTGAAAGGCACCGGTCTGCGTCCGTTTCTGGCGGAGCTGAACGCGCAGGAACAGCAAGATTTTCTGCAACAGTACCAGTTGTGCCTGCAAACAGCTTACCCGGCTCAGGCGGACGGCAACAGCCTGTTGACCTATCCGCGCCTGTTCATGGTAGCGACCAAACGCCAGTGA